One genomic window of Candidatus Pseudobacter hemicellulosilyticus includes the following:
- a CDS encoding ABC transporter permease: protein MLYHYIRIAWRRLKLQKVYTLINVLGLAAGLAITLLIALWIKDESSFDHSFQHHERLAQVMVNQTHEGKIYTGATNAVPTAAALREQHGASFRHVSLVSWSGHQVISQGNTRLGGNSRWVEADFPEMFSLELLKGNRSALKDPSAVLISQSLATALFGQADPLYQIIRLNNSFDCTVAGIYIDFPHNSSFFDTQLLLPWTSSQNWMSTVSDWRNHCTQLYVQLADGVSAEQVSRQISQLPRPHFDNWKEELMLHPLDKAHLYTEFENGQATGGRIQYLWLTGLTGAIVLLLACINFMNLSTASSARRAREVGVRKTMGSLQRQLVGQFLIESVILAFIALLLAILLVSVSLPFFNDLAEKQMTIPWTDHRSWLLLLALTTLTGLVAGSYPAFYLSRFKPVLVLKGIFRAGRLAAMPRKVLVVVQFTVSVVLIIGTLIIFQQLKYARNRPAGYQRAGLITVGLNTPDLQQNSEALRNDLLQTGAVNNLAYSSYSPAHFSSNNSVNWAGKDPNNIVFFRNVSVSFDFGKTIGWDMVAGRDFSSAFATDTMATILNETAARITGFADPIGQTIRFHDKHYTIIGIANDLLTQSPYDPIEPAIFFPDGWKGVMTLRINAGYPIQDALDRIGKVFRKHNPQAPFEYNFVDEAYGRKYAIEEKISKLSGVFAGLAIFISCLGLFGLSAYMAEQRTREIGVRKVMGATVFQLWQLLSRDFLKPVLIAFLLAAPLAFYLLHSWLQQYAYRTPIQWWWFAGTGIVALLIALLTVSYQTIRASLANPVKSLRSE, encoded by the coding sequence ATGCTGTATCATTATATACGCATTGCCTGGAGACGCCTCAAACTGCAGAAGGTCTACACCCTGATCAATGTACTGGGACTGGCAGCCGGCCTGGCCATCACCCTACTGATTGCCCTCTGGATAAAGGATGAAAGCAGTTTTGATCATTCTTTCCAGCACCACGAGCGGCTGGCGCAGGTGATGGTCAACCAGACCCATGAAGGCAAGATCTATACCGGGGCTACCAATGCCGTCCCCACCGCCGCGGCACTCCGGGAACAGCATGGCGCCAGTTTCCGGCATGTTTCGCTGGTATCCTGGAGCGGTCACCAGGTGATCAGCCAGGGTAATACCCGGCTGGGCGGTAACAGTCGCTGGGTAGAAGCCGACTTCCCGGAAATGTTCAGTCTGGAACTGCTCAAAGGCAACCGCAGCGCCCTGAAAGACCCCTCCGCCGTCCTGATCAGCCAATCGCTGGCCACCGCCCTGTTTGGACAGGCAGATCCCCTGTACCAGATTATCCGGCTGAACAACAGCTTCGACTGCACCGTTGCTGGTATATATATAGACTTCCCCCATAACAGCTCTTTCTTTGACACCCAGCTGCTGCTGCCCTGGACCAGCAGCCAGAACTGGATGAGTACTGTGAGCGACTGGCGTAACCATTGCACCCAGCTCTATGTCCAGCTGGCCGATGGCGTTTCCGCCGAACAGGTATCCCGGCAGATCAGCCAGCTGCCCCGCCCGCATTTTGACAACTGGAAAGAGGAGCTGATGCTGCATCCCCTGGACAAAGCACACCTCTATACCGAGTTTGAGAATGGCCAGGCCACTGGCGGCCGCATCCAGTATCTCTGGCTCACCGGTCTGACCGGCGCCATTGTCCTGTTGCTGGCCTGTATCAATTTTATGAACCTGAGTACCGCCAGCAGCGCCAGACGCGCCAGGGAAGTGGGGGTCCGCAAGACCATGGGCAGCCTGCAAAGACAGCTGGTGGGCCAGTTCCTGATAGAATCCGTGATCCTGGCCTTTATTGCCCTGCTGCTGGCCATCCTGCTGGTATCCGTTTCGCTGCCCTTCTTTAATGACCTGGCAGAAAAACAAATGACCATTCCCTGGACCGATCACCGCAGCTGGCTGCTGCTCCTGGCCCTGACCACCCTCACCGGCCTGGTGGCAGGCAGTTACCCCGCTTTTTATCTATCCCGTTTCAAACCGGTGCTGGTGCTGAAAGGGATCTTCCGTGCCGGGCGACTGGCAGCCATGCCCCGCAAAGTGCTGGTAGTAGTACAGTTCACGGTCTCCGTAGTGCTGATCATTGGCACCCTGATCATTTTTCAGCAACTCAAATACGCCCGCAACAGGCCCGCCGGTTACCAGCGCGCCGGCCTGATCACAGTGGGGCTCAACACCCCCGACCTCCAGCAGAATAGCGAGGCCCTGCGCAATGACCTGCTGCAAACGGGCGCCGTCAATAACCTGGCCTATTCCTCCTACTCCCCCGCCCATTTCTCTTCCAATAATTCCGTGAACTGGGCAGGCAAGGATCCCAACAATATTGTTTTCTTCCGCAATGTCAGCGTCTCCTTCGATTTTGGTAAAACGATCGGCTGGGACATGGTGGCCGGTCGCGATTTCTCCTCCGCCTTCGCCACGGATACCATGGCCACTATCCTGAATGAAACGGCCGCCAGGATCACCGGCTTTGCCGATCCCATTGGCCAGACCATCCGGTTCCATGATAAACACTATACCATCATCGGTATCGCCAACGACCTGCTCACGCAATCCCCCTATGATCCTATTGAGCCCGCCATCTTTTTCCCGGATGGCTGGAAAGGCGTTATGACCCTGCGGATCAACGCCGGGTATCCTATCCAGGATGCACTGGACAGGATCGGAAAGGTTTTCCGGAAACACAATCCGCAGGCGCCCTTTGAATACAATTTTGTAGATGAAGCGTATGGCCGCAAGTATGCCATTGAAGAAAAGATCAGTAAGCTGTCGGGGGTGTTTGCAGGACTGGCCATTTTTATTTCCTGCCTGGGCCTCTTCGGGCTATCGGCCTATATGGCCGAACAAAGGACCCGCGAGATCGGGGTACGAAAGGTCATGGGCGCCACAGTCTTCCAGTTATGGCAACTCCTGTCCCGCGATTTCCTCAAACCCGTCCTCATCGCTTTCCTGCTGGCAGCACCATTGGCTTTCTACCTGCTGCACAGCTGGCTGCAACAATATGCCTACCGTACACCTATACAATGGTGGTGGTTTGCAGGCACAGGCATAGTTGCCCTGCTGATAGCCCTGCTCACGGTAAGCTACCAGACCATCCGGGCTTCGCTGGCGAATCCGGTGAAGAGCTTACGGTCAGAGTAA